From the genome of Bosea sp. Tri-49, one region includes:
- a CDS encoding MarR family winged helix-turn-helix transcriptional regulator — protein MPTPALYRAIQFLETLTEIEEGMQINVALVLLRVASKPSIYQRELPQYVPLTQSTAGRIVDRLSDRGGLGLINSREDFEDRRTNILTLTARGQATVRGLISVL, from the coding sequence TTGCCCACGCCCGCGCTGTATCGAGCAATCCAGTTCCTCGAAACCCTGACTGAGATAGAGGAGGGGATGCAGATCAACGTCGCGCTGGTCCTCCTGCGGGTTGCCAGCAAGCCTAGCATCTACCAGCGGGAGCTGCCGCAGTACGTGCCGCTGACGCAGTCTACAGCGGGTCGCATCGTGGACCGGCTGTCCGACCGTGGTGGGCTGGGACTGATCAACTCGCGCGAGGATTTCGAGGACCGGCGCACCAATATCCTGACGCTGACGGCGCGAGGACAGGCGACCGTGAGGGGCCTGATTTCGGTCCTGTGA
- a CDS encoding recombinase family protein yields the protein MLIGYARTSTLEQEAGLAAQVRDLEALGCEKVVAEQTSAVGMRPKLDDLIAYAREGDTLVVTKLDRLARSVSHLWEIVGRLQAKSVALRIVAMGIDTTTPTGKLMLNVLGSVAEFERDMMLERQREGIAKARAEGRYKGRAPTARARADEVRELAAKGASMGDIAKRLGIGKGSVHRILKAGGGASEASP from the coding sequence ATGTTGATCGGCTACGCGCGCACCTCGACCCTTGAACAGGAGGCCGGCTTGGCGGCTCAGGTTCGCGACCTTGAGGCACTGGGCTGTGAGAAGGTCGTGGCCGAGCAGACCAGCGCCGTGGGGATGCGCCCGAAGCTGGACGACCTCATTGCCTACGCCCGCGAGGGCGACACGCTGGTGGTCACGAAGCTCGACCGCTTGGCCCGCTCGGTCTCGCACCTCTGGGAGATCGTCGGGCGATTGCAGGCGAAGAGTGTTGCGCTGCGCATCGTCGCCATGGGCATTGATACGACGACTCCGACCGGCAAGCTGATGCTGAACGTATTGGGCAGCGTCGCAGAATTCGAGCGCGACATGATGCTGGAGCGGCAGCGCGAGGGCATCGCGAAGGCGAGGGCGGAGGGGCGATACAAGGGCAGGGCACCGACCGCCAGGGCGAGAGCTGACGAGGTCCGCGAACTGGCCGCGAAGGGCGCCAGCATGGGCGACATTGCCAAGCGGTTGGGCATCGGCAAGGGCAGCGTTCACCGCATCCTGAAAGCCGGCGGAGGGGCCTCCGAAGCGTCGCCGTAA
- a CDS encoding AAA family ATPase: MPYFTVAHLKLSLEYLAANGHPQLITLLAAFRAKLPIGDEDADARPFGAREENLLLSDYFTPVGGPEDRPFYVPFAYELGTSNSPWRNFLYPSKSLQRMRKDRTNARVVFRQSSADNKLWSLRSTLLTDLAEQGNKTVGTMPLSLAPLAVWIYRTREVASVAASVALLIEEFNLAAYGVVGSVFSPGVSPELSALPMQTQQMDPTEVQACLTPPVSAEVAVEEEPPTDVTDPLPDEAPGRWDLTITDLGDLGGLVGLEAAALQALAALRAGMHVIFTGPPGTGKTSLAVHLCHQAGFPSWTASATDQWTTFDTIGGYFPSVHKDHPGERLDFLSGHVVETIERRRCLIIDEINRADIDKAFGELFTLLSGQSVTLPFRRRDSENNFRRIRLTQGPTLPDDDFDAIEVPTWWRILGAMNDADKHSLKQLSYAFMRRFAFISIPLPPPAIYAELLRKAQRGNAPESFVETLVSLFSDEATAFGQVGLPFGPAIPLTMIKHAAQRVAIGEAISDRALLRETLEAYVVPQLQGRADLHQGVEGLLTTLLVEEMPVFMRRLGVWTGFIPAPERDQE; encoded by the coding sequence ATGCCATACTTCACTGTCGCTCATCTCAAGCTGTCGCTGGAATACCTGGCGGCGAACGGACACCCGCAGCTCATCACGTTGCTGGCAGCATTCCGGGCTAAGCTTCCCATCGGCGACGAGGACGCGGACGCGCGCCCGTTCGGGGCTCGCGAAGAGAACCTCCTGCTCTCCGACTATTTCACGCCGGTCGGCGGCCCGGAGGACAGACCATTCTACGTGCCGTTTGCCTACGAACTCGGCACGTCCAACTCGCCTTGGCGGAACTTCCTGTATCCGAGCAAGAGCCTCCAGCGGATGCGCAAGGACCGCACGAACGCGCGCGTCGTCTTCCGGCAGAGCTCCGCCGACAACAAGCTCTGGTCCCTGAGGTCGACGCTGCTAACGGACCTTGCGGAACAGGGCAACAAGACGGTCGGAACCATGCCGTTGAGCTTGGCACCGCTCGCAGTCTGGATCTACAGGACGCGCGAGGTCGCCAGCGTGGCGGCCTCGGTCGCGCTGTTGATTGAGGAGTTCAACCTCGCGGCCTACGGTGTCGTCGGTAGCGTTTTCTCGCCTGGCGTCTCGCCCGAGCTTTCGGCCCTGCCGATGCAGACGCAGCAAATGGACCCGACCGAGGTCCAAGCGTGCCTCACCCCGCCGGTCTCGGCGGAGGTGGCGGTCGAAGAGGAACCTCCGACCGACGTCACCGACCCGCTGCCAGACGAGGCGCCCGGCAGGTGGGACCTGACGATTACGGACCTCGGCGATCTCGGCGGCTTGGTAGGTCTGGAGGCGGCAGCGCTCCAGGCCCTGGCGGCCCTTCGTGCCGGAATGCACGTGATCTTCACCGGCCCCCCGGGCACGGGCAAGACAAGCCTCGCTGTGCACCTTTGCCATCAGGCCGGCTTCCCGTCCTGGACGGCATCCGCGACCGACCAATGGACGACCTTCGACACCATCGGGGGGTACTTCCCCTCGGTCCATAAGGACCATCCTGGGGAGCGCCTGGACTTCCTATCCGGCCACGTTGTCGAGACCATCGAGCGCCGCCGCTGCCTGATCATCGACGAGATCAACCGGGCGGACATCGACAAGGCGTTCGGCGAGCTCTTCACGCTTCTGTCGGGGCAGAGCGTCACGCTGCCGTTTCGACGGCGCGACAGCGAGAACAATTTCCGTCGCATCCGGCTCACCCAGGGCCCGACGCTGCCGGACGACGATTTCGACGCCATCGAGGTGCCGACCTGGTGGCGCATTCTTGGCGCCATGAACGACGCGGACAAGCATAGCCTCAAGCAGCTCTCCTACGCGTTCATGCGCCGGTTCGCCTTCATCTCGATCCCGCTGCCGCCGCCTGCGATCTACGCGGAGCTCCTGCGGAAGGCGCAGCGCGGCAACGCTCCGGAGAGCTTCGTCGAGACGCTCGTCTCTCTCTTCTCAGACGAGGCGACGGCCTTCGGCCAAGTCGGGTTGCCATTCGGCCCGGCCATTCCTCTGACAATGATCAAGCACGCCGCGCAACGCGTCGCCATCGGCGAGGCCATCTCGGATCGCGCGCTGCTGCGCGAGACCTTGGAGGCCTACGTCGTGCCCCAGCTTCAGGGCCGGGCCGACCTGCATCAGGGCGTCGAGGGCCTTCTCACGACGCTGCTCGTCGAGGAGATGCCAGTCTTCATGCGCCGTCTCGGCGTCTGGACCGGCTTCATCCCGGCGCCGGAGAGGGATCAAGAATGA
- a CDS encoding DNA methyltransferase gives MNDANFRPAKIDVFEGLLTVEEVANALRVAQVTVRRIIAKNEIETVRVGERHIRIAPSALKAYLAGQTRQPERLESAPVTVKKTKAAPVQIFEGTVGKGLPWKVLQADALQGLKSLESESVDCIVTSPPYYWQRDYGYAGQIGHEATIDGFVEALRDVFTEARRVLKPTGTLFLNIGDTYYSAKGKPHGRDAKATGRQMARTTLRAVDGPGLGLPRKSLIGIPWRVALAMQKDGWTLRSDIIWNRPGSLGEPTAKDRPWRDFEHIFMFSRAPRYFFDRTGLDGNEDIWSFPARPDNPMTHAAPYPLELVNRCLAVGCPPGGTVLDPFVGSGTTLVAALKSGRPAVGIDRHADYCRHALQWVTKA, from the coding sequence ATGAACGACGCGAACTTCAGGCCTGCCAAGATCGATGTGTTCGAGGGTCTCCTCACGGTCGAGGAAGTGGCCAATGCCCTTAGAGTGGCGCAGGTTACGGTGCGCAGGATCATCGCCAAGAACGAGATTGAGACCGTGCGCGTCGGCGAGCGTCACATCCGCATCGCGCCGTCAGCGCTCAAGGCCTACTTGGCCGGTCAGACCCGTCAGCCTGAGCGCCTCGAAAGTGCGCCCGTGACTGTGAAGAAGACCAAGGCCGCGCCAGTCCAGATCTTCGAGGGAACGGTCGGCAAGGGCCTGCCGTGGAAGGTTCTCCAGGCCGATGCCTTGCAGGGCCTCAAGTCGCTGGAGAGCGAGAGCGTCGACTGCATCGTGACGTCCCCGCCGTACTATTGGCAGCGCGATTACGGGTACGCCGGGCAGATCGGCCACGAGGCCACAATCGATGGCTTCGTCGAGGCCCTCCGGGACGTATTCACGGAGGCTCGCCGCGTGCTCAAGCCGACCGGGACGCTCTTCCTCAACATCGGCGACACCTATTATTCGGCCAAGGGCAAGCCTCACGGCCGCGACGCGAAGGCCACCGGGCGCCAGATGGCACGGACCACGCTGCGCGCGGTCGACGGGCCCGGCCTCGGCTTGCCACGAAAATCCCTGATCGGGATACCGTGGCGCGTGGCGCTCGCGATGCAGAAGGATGGCTGGACGCTCCGGAGCGACATCATTTGGAACCGGCCCGGCTCACTCGGGGAGCCGACTGCGAAGGATCGGCCCTGGCGCGATTTCGAGCACATCTTCATGTTCTCGCGTGCGCCGCGCTACTTCTTCGACCGCACGGGCCTCGACGGGAACGAGGACATCTGGTCGTTCCCGGCGCGGCCGGACAATCCGATGACGCACGCGGCGCCATATCCGCTGGAGCTCGTCAACCGCTGCCTCGCGGTCGGATGTCCTCCGGGAGGGACGGTTCTAGACCCGTTCGTAGGGTCCGGCACGACCTTGGTGGCGGCGCTCAAGAGCGGCCGCCCCGCGGTGGGCATCGACCGGCATGCCGACTACTGCCGGCACGCTCTCCAGTGGGTGACGAAGGCCTGA
- a CDS encoding AbiJ-NTD4 domain-containing protein has translation MDPRSSFSARHGYASQEADITVREDAPEVVRAAVLALGNASGMSVDALRATVCEVLLKVPDRNNWSPSNVSEETQYLVFDAPWFRVYDIAERIHDKLYNQGRRAEVEFAQRLNEVFREHGIGYEMKDGRVIGRGSLVFREATEEAINLMTAAVKPTAAFEMRQALFDITRRPPDITGAVQHGMAALECTARDVMGQPSASLGQLLPGLGLTKPLDEALVKLWGYASQYGRHVAEGMDPRFEEAEMVVTVSSAVSVFLLRRSNPGI, from the coding sequence ATGGACCCACGTAGCTCTTTTTCGGCCCGGCACGGCTACGCGTCGCAGGAAGCGGACATTACGGTCCGGGAGGACGCCCCCGAAGTCGTAAGGGCCGCGGTGCTCGCGCTCGGTAACGCCAGCGGCATGTCGGTCGACGCCTTGCGCGCGACGGTTTGCGAGGTACTGCTCAAGGTGCCGGACCGCAACAATTGGAGCCCCTCGAACGTCTCCGAGGAAACGCAGTACCTCGTGTTCGATGCCCCGTGGTTCCGCGTCTACGATATCGCCGAGCGCATCCACGACAAGCTCTACAACCAAGGACGTCGTGCCGAGGTCGAGTTTGCGCAGCGGCTCAACGAGGTCTTTCGAGAGCACGGCATCGGCTACGAGATGAAGGATGGCCGCGTGATCGGCCGAGGCTCGCTCGTCTTCCGAGAGGCGACCGAAGAAGCCATCAATCTGATGACCGCGGCCGTCAAGCCGACTGCAGCCTTCGAGATGCGCCAGGCGCTTTTCGACATTACCCGGCGCCCGCCAGACATCACGGGCGCCGTACAGCACGGGATGGCGGCTCTCGAATGCACTGCGCGCGACGTCATGGGGCAGCCGAGCGCGTCGCTCGGCCAACTCCTGCCCGGACTAGGCCTGACGAAGCCCCTGGACGAAGCCCTCGTCAAGCTTTGGGGCTACGCGAGCCAATACGGTCGTCATGTCGCGGAAGGGATGGACCCGCGGTTCGAGGAAGCCGAGATGGTCGTGACGGTCTCGTCCGCCGTAAGCGTCTTCCTGCTGCGGCGAAGCAATCCAGGGATTTGA
- a CDS encoding GIY-YIG nuclease family protein, with protein MTLIGYEAKIAKRYARGRYPGGGGLMHYLFAKMVESLHPSFERLVAGPAFTGGALPLAMPKSGVYLFTEDGAHLYVGRSNNLEGRYGRHCRPGATHKQAAFAFQLARRATGKLKASYRAGEDSRDGLILNPDFLAAFTNAKARIRHMDYRFVEEVDQTRQALLEIYCCVALGTPYNDFNTH; from the coding sequence ATGACCTTGATCGGCTATGAGGCGAAGATCGCGAAGCGATATGCTCGCGGACGTTACCCTGGAGGCGGAGGGCTGATGCATTACTTGTTCGCGAAAATGGTGGAAAGCCTACATCCGAGCTTCGAACGGCTCGTCGCCGGTCCGGCCTTTACGGGCGGGGCGCTGCCGCTGGCCATGCCAAAAAGCGGCGTCTACCTGTTCACCGAGGATGGTGCTCACCTATACGTTGGCCGCTCTAACAACCTGGAAGGTCGATACGGTAGGCATTGCCGACCCGGCGCGACGCACAAGCAGGCGGCCTTCGCATTCCAGCTGGCCCGTCGTGCCACCGGGAAGCTGAAAGCCAGCTACAGGGCGGGCGAGGACAGCCGGGACGGGCTGATCCTGAACCCCGACTTCCTTGCCGCCTTCACCAACGCCAAGGCCCGTATCCGCCACATGGACTATCGGTTCGTGGAAGAGGTCGATCAGACCCGGCAGGCGCTGCTGGAGATCTATTGCTGCGTCGCACTGGGGACGCCGTACAACGACTTCAACACGCACTGA
- a CDS encoding tyrosine-type recombinase/integrase: MARKPRLKKLGKNLEWHGSSIRVSVTVPPSQRGAVGAAKLREVLTTTDPLEAEREKVDVIKRLRARIKNPKGKPPVIVQDFTHEAMSWREAVANDDNGDALYALDARVDVITRAAGASAAASFTAVAAGQQTPLKLMLTPFFRERRFAKGYADDITRSVTRLESWLETKGRSITVEAVARREAGEFIHETMVEPGTHHRSANRAISCLASYWEYMVKRWGQGDNPWTDQRVAKRKVRSEADLLEGTHSADKRPFTDAEVKTLLAGVGRGPVVLKGSVATVLPDFCKVAALTGMRVDEIASLRVSDVGEHAFTVPRSKTVAGFRRIVPIHPDLADIVTTRAKDKKPGDYLFHELPEQKADSKRGRGAPVSQVFTRERRRLKVDERPLPGQRQSNTDFHSFRRWFVRKAVEALEKGTKGFTPWTIAEVIGHDVENASLEGQKLPLGLTMSTYAGSASGDAKRACVEAVALPTKREDNGPTERGDHAKALASA; this comes from the coding sequence ATGGCCCGTAAACCACGCTTGAAGAAGCTCGGCAAGAACCTTGAATGGCACGGCAGTAGCATCCGCGTATCTGTCACCGTCCCGCCCAGCCAGAGGGGTGCGGTAGGTGCCGCCAAGCTCCGCGAGGTGCTGACCACTACTGACCCTCTTGAGGCTGAGCGGGAGAAAGTGGACGTCATCAAGCGCCTCCGGGCCCGCATCAAAAATCCCAAGGGCAAGCCGCCTGTCATCGTGCAGGACTTCACGCACGAGGCCATGAGTTGGCGCGAGGCCGTGGCGAACGACGACAATGGGGACGCGCTCTATGCCCTGGACGCCCGCGTGGACGTCATCACGCGGGCAGCAGGGGCCAGCGCCGCAGCCTCATTCACCGCAGTAGCGGCGGGACAGCAGACGCCATTGAAGCTCATGCTGACGCCTTTCTTCCGAGAGAGGCGCTTCGCCAAAGGCTACGCTGACGACATCACCCGGTCAGTCACGCGGCTGGAGAGTTGGCTGGAGACGAAGGGCCGTAGCATTACGGTTGAGGCCGTCGCGCGGAGGGAGGCGGGCGAGTTCATTCATGAGACGATGGTCGAGCCCGGCACGCACCACCGCAGCGCCAACCGGGCAATCTCCTGCCTCGCCTCCTACTGGGAATATATGGTCAAGCGTTGGGGGCAGGGCGACAATCCCTGGACGGATCAGCGTGTCGCCAAGCGGAAGGTCCGGTCAGAAGCCGATCTGCTGGAGGGCACACACAGCGCCGATAAACGCCCCTTCACGGACGCCGAGGTGAAGACGCTATTGGCGGGCGTCGGGCGGGGTCCTGTGGTCCTGAAGGGCTCTGTGGCGACTGTGCTGCCGGACTTCTGCAAGGTGGCCGCGCTGACCGGTATGCGGGTTGATGAGATAGCCAGCTTGAGGGTTTCGGATGTTGGGGAGCACGCCTTCACCGTTCCCCGTTCAAAAACAGTGGCCGGCTTCCGCCGCATCGTGCCCATTCACCCCGACCTCGCCGACATCGTTACGACCCGCGCCAAGGATAAAAAGCCGGGCGACTATCTGTTCCATGAACTGCCAGAGCAGAAGGCTGACTCCAAGCGGGGCAGGGGGGCTCCCGTCTCCCAAGTCTTCACCCGCGAACGCCGCCGCTTGAAGGTGGACGAGAGGCCGTTACCGGGCCAGAGGCAGAGCAACACCGACTTCCATTCTTTCCGGCGCTGGTTCGTGCGAAAAGCCGTTGAGGCGCTGGAAAAGGGCACCAAGGGTTTCACGCCTTGGACCATCGCCGAGGTCATCGGGCATGACGTGGAGAACGCGAGCTTGGAGGGACAGAAGCTGCCGCTGGGGCTCACCATGAGCACATACGCGGGCAGTGCGTCGGGGGACGCTAAGCGGGCCTGTGTTGAGGCAGTAGCACTCCCCACCAAGCGAGAGGACAACGGGCCTACGGAACGCGGCGACCACGCTAAAGCGCTTGCGTCCGCCTGA
- a CDS encoding calcium-binding protein: MVQISGQPDRPLSLDQAWLNDVISRAASAISSGSTASFFDRFAQITYNRSTLLAPDGVFTEVGWTRVPNPRGGAPFETIYSIGASFGTTTLYSFSIAISINVLPFPSLYPAISQLMLADDTAIGTDFDDYTPGYGGNDLIAPGLGSDLVHGGPGLDRISYADAATGVSVSLAQGYAFDGGGMIDRFIEMEGAVGSAFADLIGGDDGANILEGGAGDDQIFGWQGDDTLIGGAGVDLLDGGDGVDTVSYETASVGAVVRFDLGIDADGDTLVSIERVHGSNFADVLIGGAGGDFFSGLDGDDILIGADGNDHLTGGDGSDTLYGGVGDDILDEADGNGIGLDRLFGGAGNDHIVAHPYAFNTFIAGGAGNDVIVGGIGPDTIYGDDVLPDGRSSGAGNDLIDTGQGNNTVYAGGGNDQITCGQGNDIVYGGDGDDFIIEDQFGGGSGIFANVLMGDAGNDRIGGGVNADYIDGGTGDDILAAGTEYSLASDCFVFRSGSGRDTILDFKPGSDHVAIPVNVNGTGWMTEADILAAFHDVNGVATLDLTGGNSITFVGLHSADFTIADIIIL, encoded by the coding sequence ATGGTTCAAATCAGTGGACAGCCCGATAGGCCCCTGTCGCTTGATCAGGCATGGCTGAACGATGTGATTTCACGCGCCGCCAGCGCGATTTCATCCGGGTCGACTGCCTCGTTCTTCGATCGTTTCGCGCAAATTACCTATAACCGCAGCACTCTCCTCGCGCCTGACGGAGTCTTTACCGAGGTAGGTTGGACTAGAGTGCCCAATCCGCGCGGCGGAGCCCCATTCGAGACCATTTATTCGATAGGCGCGTCCTTCGGCACGACGACCTTGTATTCATTCAGCATTGCCATCTCGATTAATGTGCTGCCCTTTCCCTCCCTTTATCCTGCCATCTCCCAGCTCATGCTTGCGGATGATACGGCGATCGGCACCGATTTCGACGATTACACTCCCGGCTATGGGGGCAATGACCTGATTGCGCCGGGCCTGGGCTCGGACTTGGTCCATGGTGGCCCGGGCCTTGACCGGATCTCCTATGCGGACGCGGCTACGGGCGTCAGCGTGTCACTGGCACAGGGATACGCTTTCGACGGAGGCGGCATGATCGACCGCTTTATTGAGATGGAGGGCGCGGTTGGCTCGGCGTTCGCCGATCTGATTGGCGGCGATGACGGGGCCAATATCCTCGAGGGTGGCGCCGGAGACGATCAGATTTTTGGTTGGCAAGGCGACGACACTCTGATCGGGGGGGCGGGGGTCGATCTTTTGGACGGTGGCGACGGTGTCGATACCGTTAGTTACGAGACGGCGTCGGTGGGCGCTGTGGTGCGCTTCGATCTCGGTATCGATGCGGACGGGGATACGCTTGTATCGATCGAACGTGTCCACGGCTCAAATTTCGCCGACGTATTGATCGGCGGTGCGGGCGGCGATTTTTTTTCGGGCCTGGACGGCGACGACATCCTTATCGGCGCCGATGGCAATGATCACCTCACTGGCGGGGATGGCTCCGACACGCTCTATGGCGGCGTCGGCGACGATATTCTGGACGAAGCTGACGGTAACGGAATTGGCCTCGATAGGTTGTTTGGAGGAGCCGGCAACGACCACATCGTGGCCCATCCCTATGCCTTCAACACATTCATCGCTGGCGGCGCAGGCAACGACGTGATCGTGGGCGGTATTGGCCCTGACACGATCTATGGCGACGATGTACTTCCGGACGGCCGTTCAAGCGGCGCCGGCAACGATCTCATTGATACCGGCCAGGGGAACAACACGGTTTACGCAGGAGGCGGCAACGATCAGATCACGTGCGGTCAGGGGAATGATATCGTCTATGGCGGCGATGGCGACGACTTCATTATCGAAGACCAATTCGGTGGCGGTTCTGGAATCTTCGCCAACGTACTGATGGGTGACGCCGGCAACGATCGGATCGGGGGCGGGGTCAATGCGGACTATATCGACGGCGGCACGGGCGATGATATCCTCGCCGCCGGGACAGAGTATTCCCTTGCCAGCGATTGTTTCGTGTTCCGCTCCGGCAGTGGGCGCGACACTATCCTCGACTTCAAGCCGGGCAGCGATCATGTGGCAATTCCCGTCAACGTGAATGGCACCGGCTGGATGACGGAGGCTGACATTCTAGCCGCATTCCACGATGTTAACGGTGTTGCGACACTCGACCTCACAGGTGGTAACAGCATCACCTTCGTCGGGCTGCATAGCGCCGACTTCACAATCGCAGATATTATCATTCTATAA
- a CDS encoding peroxidase-related enzyme (This protein belongs to a clade of uncharacterized proteins related to peroxidases such as the alkylhydroperoxidase AhpD.), with protein sequence MTQAAISRFPVPEIGTLPDDIRERILAVQEKSGFVPNVFLTLAHRPDEFRAFFAYHDALMNKAEGLTKAEREMIVVATSNANQCQYCVVAHGAILRVRAKNPLIADQVAVNYRKADITPRQRAMLDFAMKVSARAYEVGDDDIATLQAHGFSEDDVWDIAAISAFFGMSNRLANVTSMRPNDEFYAMGR encoded by the coding sequence ATGACACAGGCCGCCATCAGCCGTTTTCCGGTTCCCGAGATCGGCACGCTGCCGGACGACATCCGTGAGCGGATCCTCGCCGTGCAGGAGAAGTCCGGCTTCGTGCCGAACGTCTTCCTGACCCTGGCCCATCGCCCAGACGAGTTCCGGGCCTTCTTCGCCTATCACGATGCCCTGATGAACAAGGCGGAAGGGCTGACCAAGGCCGAGCGCGAAATGATCGTGGTTGCGACCAGCAACGCCAATCAATGCCAGTACTGCGTCGTCGCCCATGGCGCGATCCTGCGCGTGCGGGCGAAGAATCCGCTGATCGCCGATCAGGTCGCCGTCAATTATCGCAAGGCGGACATCACGCCGCGGCAGCGGGCGATGCTGGACTTCGCCATGAAGGTGTCCGCCCGGGCCTACGAGGTCGGCGACGATGATATCGCCACGCTGCAGGCGCACGGCTTCAGCGAGGACGATGTCTGGGACATCGCCGCCATCTCCGCCTTCTTCGGGATGTCGAACCGCCTCGCCAATGTGACCAGCATGCGCCCGAACGACGAGTTCTACGCGATGGGGCGGTAG